The DNA window AGGGGAGCCATACATGATGATTGAGAAAATAGCAGCAGCAAAGCCACAGAATATCTCCCTGGGTTTGCCATGAAGAACGACAAGGGACACCAAGGCCACGCCAGCAAAAGTGGTGAGCACAAGCGTGAGGAGGCCAATGAATTTAGCCTTCTCCTTCTTTGGTGCATAGATGATGAAGGTCAAGACATAAACTGCCTCAATTACTGCACCAGTTCCATTGATTGTTGACACCAGAATGTTGTTCTTAGACACAAAGGGCATTCCATACCTGCCACAAAGTATAGTATCAACAATTAACTGGTGGCGAGTCGACAAAATTAATGTAACCAGAAATAACAGATGCACCTGCCCGAATTAACATGCAGAAAACTCAAGTTGAGTCAACAAACTTAATAGATCCTAATTAGCTATAAATCAGCTAAATCATcaatcaaggaaaaaagaaaaagaaaaaacagcacTATGCTTTGTTCGTTGTGTCTAATATATACACCAGAATATATAGTAAGTTAAGCCGCAAAACAGTACTAACagactattaattataaaacatagCAGGGAGAAAAACATCAGCACTGGTTTACTTCAAATATCATGTGGTTTGAGGATGTACGTGCCGAAGATGGCTAGATATCTTTTGCCTTTCGGGTTATTCTTGATAAACAAAAGCAATTAGTTGACAAGATTACCCTTCTAAAGCTAAACCAAACTACTGTTCTAGAAAGCGTAAAACAGCACAATtcgaaaagaaaataagtagtTGAAGAGACGAGAAGAGCACACACCAAGCAGAAAGGAGGCAGTTGAGCATGGTCATTACATATGGAATGCCAGAAAACAGCTCTGTAGACTTGCTTCTTATGATCCTCCTGAACGTGATCCTATCGACAAATTATCCATAAATACACATTAGCTTTAGCTTAACctaatagagagagagagagagagagagagagagagagagagagctaaaTGAACAAGTCCGGTGCATACGTTGGagccaagaagagaaacaaTGCAGTGGCATTTCCTGTTACAGAGgagaaagaaacagagagaaacCGCTAATTAGTCCctctggaaaaaaaacaaaaaaacactaagaaCAGTAAGTTAGCAACTTCTTcaagaaacaagaagaagaagaagaagaaaaccaagagcaaaagaaattaaagttgattgatgaattaaaaagaaCCCACCAAAAATTCCAAATAAGAAATGCGCGATCTCCATTGTCTTCAATCTTCGAAACCTTATCGAAACCCAACAACTCTTACGAAGAAATAGAAGACTTGTtaggaaatggaaatggaaatgagATGTAGAGCTAGCCAGAAGCAATTGGGTTTTATAGAatagaaacaagaaaataacCGCTAGCTAGCTAGGCAGTACTTTTTTTTTGCTCCGTTGGTCTCTTACTGACCGGGAAATACCGGGTGCTGACATTAATGGGCGTTGCTTATGGAGGATGAAAATGACATGAGATGGGTTAACAAAGGTCTTACGCAATAAAACcaactcttttattttggaatatGAGTTTGTTTCTGTTAATTATACTCATAGATTTATCATTACGGTTCAAAAGCCAGTGTCAATGATAGCATTAAAAAACCTAACACCCCTTTCTCCTTCAAAAATTTAACGAGGGTTTGTAATAACTGTTTGTGCTAATTATACTTAGCTGTGCATAAGGGATTTGTACAGTGAATCACACATTTGAGGCCAGTGTTTGCAGGTGGGGATAAGGTGAAGAAGTGACTGTCTCTTGAAGGCAAAAACCATTTGAagaaaagattaatttattagGCTGGATGGTAAAAAAGGAcgtatatttaatttgattttacacgaacttcttcttcttcttttattattattattattattcttggaAGATTTAATCACAGTTTCTCTTTAATTTGTATTAAACAGCAAAACTTAAAATTCAACCCAGTATCATCCCGACTGCCATAATCATGCAACTTCAACTCTCTCCACAACTAGCCGGCCAACTTAATTGGCTGAGAGGACGGCCACCATATATACAATGCAGCTTGAGTTTCTTCGATATTTGTAAAAGTCAACTAGCATAATTAAGTCAACTAGCATAATTAACTTATCCCCaatgatttttaataacaaCGTCTATTCCGCAGCTAAAGCGTTGTTTCTTTAACGCAATAATGATTTATCAAATGATATTTTCCTCTCATTTCATCATGAAAACAGTCCCCGTTGATATTTTCAATgcactaataatataaattattttttaaaatttatttttttgaattaaaaatattatttttaataaaatattataactttattaatcaactaatcacgaatttaaaatttattatgtttttattttatttaaaactaataataaaacaagataatttaAGTTTTCACTTCAAATGAATCTCTTATATACTTATATGCTTGTGGTACACCGCAActcagaattaatttttttctcatataaaaataatgtttaggttTCAAATTAAAGCCTTTCCTAGTAACAGTACTCTATTTGGCAAATTCTTTCATGCCCGTTTTAGAAGATGTATCGTAttctcattttaaattattagaaaagagCCATATCTTGActcttctttttaaatctcCATTGTCTGTCCTTTCAagtattatttttcagaataaAGTACTGTTACtttatcaacaataaaaatagaaatagttttttattagcaacaataaaaatatctgGTCTTTAAATTATAAGTGATGTAGCGCAAACTCCACGATTAAtttaattctagtttttttacaGAACAGAATATGCTTTAATTTATGATGCCTACATGAATTATTACTATGAGTTAATTTATAGTTGGCAGCCTGACATtgactataatttttatttcaaatgtttttatttattttatctttatggataattattgttgctaataaaaaactatttctattcttataaaaacttctttcaaatacaaataattcatataaaatttttattgaaaaaaatccacgAGAAATCAAACTAATTTCTTTGAAGTATCAAacaactaaaaacaattaaaaaaataaagcaaattcattttgttttagaaataattaagagagaggacataaatcattatttaaatggaaaaattaacgaatgagaaaaaataaaaatactttttatagaaatataaaaaccaatCACTATTCCAGACATAGAGAACTATTCATTGCAATAGTTAAATTACAGTTTTGTcatttgaagaaaatttgaGTTGTCTTGGTTTTGAGGGTGATTTcatctttttcaaaaatcaattggTCATTAAAGAATTGTAGAgggttatttttgtcttttcaactttttttgaaTAGTGAAATTACTTATTTGCCCCCACACAAAAAATTGAACAGCTGGCCAAGGATATTAAATTATACCTTTacattttttacaaaattattaaatgactTTCTTGCCCTTAGAATCAGAAAAATATAAGGCAAGAGTTCAGGGGTGATTTTGTCTTttcacattggtttttttttgttaataccAGAATCATGAATGGTGTTTTCGACTTTTGCtcttaataattgatttttaaataaaagcttTGCAGGAACATCACACAATGACGCGTGGGGGGTGCCTGTGCACACCGTCTCCCGGTGGCCAAATCTGCCTCACCCTCTTTCTTCTAGTATGGCGTGTTATGACGATTGATAGATAGTTTTTCACCGGTGAtcgttatgttttttttccttcttttttgtaACACTCCTATTTACCAGGACAAcaactaaaacatattttatagaaaatgtgggaattttgtttttctattcatCCGAAATTTTGTCGGTCTTCCCTATATAAGGAGGTTTCAAATTATCGATATAACATGCTACACTTTTATTTACAATTCTCATATTCGATCAAATCATCCTAGTTCTCAAATTACACTTTTATCTTATCCTCAAAATCTACAGAAATAGTTCACTATTTATTATGCATTTTAAGGAGAATAAAAACtaatacatatacatatatatttatagatatactatcataaaaaaaaggtccATTTTGCATCCATGCATATAATAGAAGTTTAACCAAGTTATtacaaaattaagcaaaatGCATACAattgccacaaaaaaaaaaatgccccaTGCCTAGTCTATGGCAATAAAACTAATATAGGATGCAAGTTACTCTTGACATGAATGAGACGACCTTGGAAGAATATGCaacaaaactatataaataatgaagcaAGTAAATTAATATCTATtctatttgaaaagaaatatcgCTACACCCTCTTTCCTTGTGTTCGCTTGATAATTTGAGAAcaaatgatttaaaatgttgCATGACCTAAATTTTTGGTCCAAACCCAAGCTCAAGTCAGCTCAAACCCAACTTAAGTTAACCTaggtataattgtttttctctccTAATTCTTGTGGATGTCGTGACTCTCTTCTCATCAAAcaaagaattttgatttttgatcttAAGTTTTTGGGTTCAAGAAAAGTGGAAGTAGTAAGTAAGTGGTTCCCTCTCATGTTACTTTCgattatgatttgtttataaatggattaaagaagagattaaggtttataaatatttgaagtttatgTTATTAACATTGATTCGTGATTATTATGGGTTTAAGGTTAAGTGATTGATTTTTGGTTAAGAAAATTGTTTTAACTTTGCTGAAAAATCTGGACAGAATggtcttgaggttgaagattatgaaattttatttcggtctatgatttataaaaattacaatttagtccctaaactttgcaaaattataatttgacccctaaatgtATTTTGGGATTCTGGGGAGTATTATTATGAGGTTATATTAGCTTTCTATATGATTATCAATAGAATAAGGAACaaacttgaagaaattaaaaatcaagattatggatccaatgatgaaattgaaaagaaattaaaatttgataaaaggaataagaatcaaacttggaaatcaaaacattgagggccaaatattaaattttataaaataagagaaattgattttttaatggccAACACGGAATTCATtggggaggagagagagaaaagaaaaggaaaaagaaaaagaaggggcGGCCAGAGCCAAACCGTCTTTTAAAACACCACACGTGCCACCCCACGCGGAAGAGGGGGTTGTGTAGATTCAATCACCATGGTGGAAGTTGGTGTTCTTCCACTGGATGACAACTCATGCGTCACTCAAAGAGTGCAGAGCCGTCCCACACGTTGGCCCGTGCTACGCGCCaacaaaaaatttttaattttttttaaaatagagaaAGATCGAATCTCCCCTAATCCAACttaataataacagaaaaaccAATAGTAAATGACAAAAACACCCCTTAATGCAAAGctcagaaaaattgattttagggTTAATATAGTAAttccaatattttaaaaaagtaaaaaaaactgataataccccttaaaataattaaatgaaaataagttTCAAGGGTAATTGTGTAATTTCACTATACCATGAAAATATGAGATTACTCCTTATTCTATTGATAATCATATAGAAagctaataaacaaaaaattatgaagcccgATTTtaaatcaacccaatgttaaaggattaagttgaaaaaaaaagtaaaagaaaaatgaaccgagtcaactcgggttaaccttcCAAACCCATATCAGGAGACCCAGATAagttcatagaaaaaataaaaaatatatataaattacaattttcaatcaacctaaagttgaaaaatgaaattgaaaaaaaaacaagaaaaactcaagtcaacacCTGGGTAACCCGTAAAACTCGCGACCCAAGTCATAAGACTGTGATAACCCACCCcataaagagaaaatcaaaaaataattatgaagctcaattctcaatcaactcaatcttgaaggatgaagttgaggaaaaataattaaaaactgacaaaaaCTGACTCGAGTCAACATAACTAACCTGTAAAACTCGTAACTCGGGTCATAAGACTGAGAAACtccatataaagaaaataaaaacaaattatgaagcccaatATCTAGTAAATCTAatgttagaggatgaaattaaaaaaaaaactaagtttgaaataaataaaaagtcctaaatattttttaaattttaagaacgAAAGTGAAAAACGACTTGGCTTTCTACTGTTGTTTGTTACAATGAAAAGCCAAGagcttttagtatatgttaataattaatataaaaagaaacacaaaatacaCATGCCGTTTTAAGTAGTGTTTAGCATTGTGGTAAcgtttgcttttcaaaatattttttgcttggaa is part of the Populus trichocarpa isolate Nisqually-1 chromosome 2, P.trichocarpa_v4.1, whole genome shotgun sequence genome and encodes:
- the LOC7467838 gene encoding bidirectional sugar transporter SWEET1; this translates as MEIAHFLFGIFGNATALFLFLAPTITFRRIIRSKSTELFSGIPYVMTMLNCLLSAWYGMPFVSKNNILVSTINGTGAVIEAVYVLTFIIYAPKKEKAKFIGLLTLVLTTFAGVALVSLVVLHGKPREIFCGFAAAIFSIIMYGSPLSIMRTVVKTKSVEFMPFFLSLFVFLCGTSWFVFGLLGGDLFVAVPNGVGCGLGALQLILYFIYRNNKGEDKKPALPVKSMQMGIAKLHQEKELVANGSHVADKV